One region of Streptomyces capillispiralis genomic DNA includes:
- a CDS encoding ABC transporter permease, which produces MLLHDTALIYGRYLRQSLRSRFALLFGVLMPLLYLLFFGPLLTGLPLGGPGSSWQLLVPGLLLQLGLFGASFAGFSIIIEKGHGVVERMRVTPVSRLALLLGRVLRDATVFLFQAVLLVLAALVMGLRAPLAGVLIGFAFVALLTVSLAALSYALAMRIDTPQGFGPTVNALTMPSMLLSGLMLPMTLGPAWLDVLSHLMPFRYLVDAVRDAYVGAYATAHMLYGALVAVGLTVLAVTVGTRVFRTAGP; this is translated from the coding sequence ATGCTGCTCCACGACACCGCGCTCATCTACGGGCGCTACCTCCGCCAGTCCCTGCGCTCCCGCTTCGCGCTGCTCTTCGGCGTGCTGATGCCACTGCTGTACCTGCTGTTCTTCGGCCCGCTGCTGACCGGTCTGCCGCTCGGCGGGCCGGGCAGCTCCTGGCAGCTGCTGGTCCCGGGACTGCTGCTGCAACTCGGGCTGTTCGGAGCCTCGTTCGCCGGCTTCTCGATCATCATCGAGAAGGGCCACGGCGTGGTCGAGCGGATGCGCGTCACCCCCGTCAGCCGTCTCGCCCTGCTGCTGGGCCGGGTGCTGCGCGACGCCACCGTCTTCCTCTTCCAGGCGGTGCTGCTGGTGCTGGCGGCGCTGGTGATGGGGTTGCGGGCACCCCTGGCCGGCGTGCTGATCGGCTTCGCCTTCGTCGCCCTGCTGACCGTCTCCCTGGCCGCTCTGTCGTACGCGCTCGCGATGCGGATCGACACCCCGCAGGGGTTCGGGCCCACGGTCAACGCCCTGACGATGCCGTCGATGCTGCTGTCGGGCCTGATGCTCCCGATGACCCTGGGCCCCGCCTGGCTGGACGTGCTGTCGCACCTGATGCCGTTCCGCTACCTGGTGGACGCGGTGCGGGACGCCTACGTCGGCGCGTACGCGACGGCCCACATGCTGTACGGCGCCCTGGTCGCCGTCGGTCTCACGGTGCTCGCCGTGACCGTGGGCACACGTGTCTTCCGCACGGCCGGGCCGTAA